The Anomaloglossus baeobatrachus isolate aAnoBae1 chromosome 5, aAnoBae1.hap1, whole genome shotgun sequence genome includes the window ctgtcacgtgaccggagcatgtgaccggagcttgccgcgattccattgtacagtattaacactgtactggagtgtgccggatccggcaatccggtgaaataccggatgtgtgaaacgggccttaggcttctttcacacttgcgttgaacggaatccgtagcattgcgttgtgtgacggatgcaacgtatgcgttgcatatagtggcacaacggatgcaacggatcgtacaaaataacgcaatccgttatagttttttttttcttgactttacacatctgggcatgcacagctgtgtaaagacggttgcgttaacggaatccgtcaaatgacggattctaacggaatccgccaccataggcatccattataaaaacggacgctgacggaatcctgcaggttccgTTTTTTTTACATtccgccaagcacagaaaaacgctacatgcagcattctaTCCGTCAGGTGGATGCAACACAGCGTCGGCTGATGGATGCAACGTAAGGGCATCCattgctatccatagctaatagaagtctatgaggaataaaacggtttcctgcaatggttaccgtaatttcccaaggcggcggatagcaatggatgatgttcaatgcaagtgtgaaagcagccttaggccggttccacacatctggcttttcgccagtttggcagatgcagcgcacgccagtacagtgtatacagtacattgGCAGCGCAAAAAGCGCCGGTCACAtggtgtcatgtgaccggagcaagtGACCCGGAAGCTGCGACActtccactgtactgtatcatactataCTGGCatacgccgcatccgccaaactggcgaaaagccggatatgtgaaactagcccaagggctcactcacacttgcgctattttgacgcaaacggaatccgtcactaatgtagtacagttcatttatttacagtggaagcgcgacatcatgtggacacaagcgggtactgcatgacacacacacacgccataGTAACGCacttccaatgtaaataaatgaactgtactacattaggccggtttcacacatccggcttttcgccggtttgccggatccggcgctctcccatacagtgactacagtacagtgaaagcgcaacaagcgccagtcacatgctgtcatgtgaccggcgcatgtgacccggaagttacagcgctgtcactgtactgtattgtctgtacgggagagcgccggatccggcaaaccggcgaaaagccggatgtgtgaaaccggccttagtgacggattccgtttgcgtcaaaatagcgcaagtgtgaaactagccttacaggtgGTGGATACCGGGGAAGGCTGGGGCGGCACCGGCTCATTACTATAACTTTCAGCTACTGTGGGGCTTGATTGGAAATTGCCTGCAAGTTGTGCGGAAGGTTATTACTTCAATGCAACTTTCCATCTTGGAGCTCATTAGGAGGCTGAGGACGAGTCTTGTTTCTTCTTCTAAATCAGCACTACTTGGGCATTAGTATGGATTCCTTTGGGCAGCAAGCGTCCAGTTCCCAGTTGGGATGCTCCTATACACAGGATTTCATGGATAAAGAGGTCTACTCCGTAGAGTACTTTACTCCACATCAGCAGAAGCTGCAGGACTCTCCTGACCCATATTGGCAGGCTGTTGGCTCAGACACTGGTCCTTTAAACCTCACTGGGAATGGCTCTAGATATTTTCCAAGTGATTATTCCGATAGCCAAGAGCAAGTCCTGGATCTTTCAGTTCAGCATGGAGAGCCAGAGTTGACTCCTCTGAAGCAAAATGAGATAATTAAGCCAGGGAGACCACCTTACTCATACGTTGATTTAATAATCATGGCCTTTCAGAATGCAACTAAGAAGAAGCTGACCTTACATCAGATCTGTAAATATGTGGTGGACAATTTCCCTTTTTATAGGCGTTATGAGGTCCAATTGAGGCAAAAGTTCAAAAAGAAGTTACACCTCATGGATTGCTTCAAGAACGTGGCAAGGGATGACTGCAACCCATGTGAGTGGATCTCTGGGGGCTACAGCATATATCATATGTATTTTGAGTGGGTATACATTGATACTGCTGGAGTGTGGCTTTCACTATCCAGATGGTCTCTGTCTTGCTCATCAGTTGCAAAATTCTTCAGCAATTATACTTTGTCTAGTACATATAATACAAATCTGTCAATTTAATTGTGCACTCATATGCAAAATGGAATAGCCTTTTTCCtataacttcttttttttttttttttttttttttaaattccattaAGCAAATAAAAATCAGTAATGTTTTTACGGCAGGAATAGCAAAAATGTGTGCATATATATTTGCTATTCCTGCCGCAAAAACATTACTGATTTTTAATTGCTTAATggagtgaaaagaatttttttttgctgcagatttgccttggctttatgcaaatctatgctaataaaaccgctttttacagtcccagcaaagtctgcgattttctgaaatctcatgcacgcaTGTACACAGACAcctgcagatttttatttttttttttaacaacccattttgtagaaaaaaaaaaacgcagatgaTTCAAAGGAaacttcctgccacaagatcaggcatTGGTCATGGAAAAAAACTTGCCAAAAAAGCcctatgtgaacctagccttaaggtaTTAACTAGCCTGTTAAAGATAAGCTTACAGGAGTAGAGTAGatggcctaaaggtggtgtcacacacagcgacaacgacgtcgctgctaagtcaccatattctgtgacgtagcagcgacgtcccgtcgctgtcgcggtgtgtgtgacatccagcaacgacctggcccctgctgtgaggtgcttcttttttttttttttttggacgttggtctcccgctgtgaagcacacatcgctgtgtgtgacagcaagagagcgacgaactgaagggagcagggagccggcttctggcagcctgcggtaagctgtaaccaaggtaaacatcgggtaaccaagcgaagtgctttgctggttacccaatatttaccttagttactagcgtccaccgc containing:
- the LOC142312610 gene encoding forkhead box protein I2-like — encoded protein: MDSFGQQASSSQLGCSYTQDFMDKEVYSVEYFTPHQQKLQDSPDPYWQAVGSDTGPLNLTGNGSRYFPSDYSDSQEQVLDLSVQHGEPELTPLKQNEIIKPGRPPYSYVDLIIMAFQNATKKKLTLHQICKYVVDNFPFYRRYEVQLRQKFKKKLHLMDCFKNVARDDCNPWKGNCWILDISNLKWKKYKSKNKPYEKLDHKSNMKSLQSDNPVRSTDGERTFSPALDFSPCFANFTSAISAMRSIWASTQLIKDFSSYKRYCAELSAYPTDNSHYFLMPRETIAQDNRPQALEFPDLLEEPWYLSTL